cccctcctttccttgagcctactctgctctgattggtcagatgacccagtctgttgtgatttgGTTTTCCGTGTACAGCACGTGTCGGAAACAATATGCCCATTACAAAAGTGCCATATTTTGAGTGCTAAATAGAAAATATacacatctattatttatcatacttacaggttgtgattcagtggagccagctggtccaaataataaagaacattacaaataattacattcacatacagctacattacacactgcatgaaagagTGTATTAAAAATCgtataataggggcactttaaacatGTAAAATCACACACATTAAATTGAGGGATGTTGCAaacaaatcattaaacacgaATCATGTTTTCCTCGGAATGGACAGGTATGAAAAACAGAAAACTGCCATGTTTTATTTCCACCAATAATGCTGAATGTATTAAGCTATACCCAAGTTATCAAAGATCTAAGCTGGTAAgtgtaaggttgtgggttcaaaccCTGCAAGAGACAACACTGCAAGGAACTACCACCATTGCGGCATTGAGTTTTGCATACCAGTATTTCATGGCGCTTTATTGGATTTTATCTCTCTTCTCCTCTGCAGGTGGTGTATGCTCCTCAGCCAAGGGACCGCTTCACCGCACCCACTTTCATGCAGCAAAACCGCTTCAGACGTTTCCAGCCTACATACCCATACCTGCAGCATGAGATCGATCTGCCGCCCACCATCTCGCTGTCGGACGGAGAGGAGCCACCACCGTACCAGGGTCCCTGCACACTGCAACTTAGAGACCCCGAACAACAGCTCGAGCTTAACCGAGAGTCGGTACGCGCCCCGCCGAACCGGACCATCTTTGACAGCGACCTCATTGACATGCACAGTTCAGGAGGTGGAGGTGGGCCGCGGCCTCCCAGTAGCAACTCTGGGATCAGCGCGGCCAGCTCCAGTACCCATGGACACATGGAGGGCCCTCCGCCCGCTTACAGTCAAGTATTTGGGCAGCAGTCGGGCGTCGTACTTTACCTCCACCAGCACAGCAATAACCCGCCCATCCCCGTCACTGTGCAGACTCCTCCCAGGGGCCGGACGGATTTAAACGGCACAGAGAGCACAATAGCACTGAGCAATGGCCAACAAAGGGAGGAGCTAGTGTGAGGGGGTGGAGCTAGCACACGTTTAGGCAATTGCGATCAATTTCCACCCATAAAGGGAACAGGTTCTCCCTCTTGACACTCCCGTGCACAACAGAGCTTGATGTTTTCGCGAAGAAAGTAAAACCaggtgttgttttgtttttaaataacaatatggAGCTGAGCTTACGAAAGAAAACATTGCATTTGTTTTCTAAGACCAGCTGCATTAAAACTGGGGTTTATGCACTGCCTGGAGTCTCCCACCTTTATTGCTCTGTATTACTTCTGTATAGCCGACAAATTTAGAGAAATTTATTCGCGCACAAGACAGgctttttgatgttgttgttcttgttggtTTTATTGTATTCCTCTTGAATGCCCCCCTCCTGCCCAACCCACACGAGATATACTAGCTGTgtggattttgtttttcttttattatttaaagaccGAGATCTGTGCAGCATGAACAAAACAAATGCGAAAAAGGGTTCAAATCCAAATCCTAGTGCCAAGGTTTTTGCAGAAGGTGTCATGGGGCGTTGACTGTCTTAAAGACttgttatacatttaaatcaaaacCCTTTTCTGAACTTTGCACTATTGTTGATGTTAATCAGAGAAATCTGGGAATGGGGTAGTGGGGAGGAGGGGTGATATATGTGTTTACTGTTTGTACTGTCGTTTTCGTGTAGCTCCGATCATATGCTTCAGTGCGAGCTTTCTACCGGAGGGATGCGATCTTGTCTGTCTTCAGCACAAGAAAAATCTCGGATCCAGCCTAAAATAACCTTGATCTAAAAGAGGCACAGAATACAGAGAGTCTGCTCTACTCTCATCTATCCTCACCACTGACACTTTCAGCCGCTTTCACAGACTCCAGCTGATCTGAGGTCAGTTGGCTGCTGGCACGTTGGAcattttgcctaaaatatccTCGCTTCATTAAGAGATCTGAACAGGTTTGACATGTTATGAGGTGTGCTTTTTCTAAGAAGTTTTCCAACCTTATTCTcatcatttgctttttttttttttttttttttttttatattctatattgatttttaaatgtgtatataaaggGAGAAAACAATAagacataaataatgttattttcttAAAGGCATTAGCAAGAAACTATTATATTATCTTAAATaagattacattatatatataattttattatgggttttaactgattttttttcttcattggagtcggtcaaaaaaaaaatcatgattttaagTTTACCATTTCATGCCTTTTTGCACTTTTGTTTTTGAGTCAAAACTGATCACCCAAATGATCCTTTAAAATAATCcagaactgtatttttttttttattttttttttttttttttacataacccATCAGTCACTAATTGTTCAGTTTCCACCTCCACCTTACAGCTGATACCAGAACATAGACATTCATTGGCTAAATCTTCTAATCAAAATGCCAGTGTGTTCAAAGAATTTTAAAACCCTTGTTTTGCATGTTGTATAATCTAGTCCCCGACAAGAATTAATCAGGTTTAAAATGTGGTGAAGTCAAGGGCTAATGTGATGGGCATTTTTGAAAATACCTATTTTTACCCAGCAATCTTCTGTCCTGTTGCCTTTGCTTTCATTCTGACACCGGCCAGAGTGAACCTGACCCTGACACCAGCTCATGCCCAGCACGCACCAGTCCTGAAAACTGAACACTCTTCCGGTCCATGTTTTCCTCTTATTTGCCACGTAGACATACAATCAGAAAATCTTAGATCCGTACACTTCAGAGCGGCTCTCTGCATTCAGTTTAAGCTTGGGTGTAGTTGATCACAATCGTTTAGGCTAGATATAGGATGTTGCTCTTGAATCTGGTCCGGAGGTAGAGAGCTAATTTAGAAAAAGCCCAAAGACTCTTACCAGTTAGTGCACACACATCCCTTTAATAAGGAGACTGAAGACTGAGCCCGTTTTTAGTCGCCACTGAATCCGTCAATGACAGATGGACATGTGAAAGGGCCAtgatgatttaaatttttttttaatgcttttaagttTAGATTTGTTCAATGGGGATTATGgtcaaaaaaagttttcaaaagcAACACACTCACCTTTATAAGCTACTCTATTTGTACTCTGAATGTTAGAGTCAGCCAATCAaaatgtgtttgaatgcttttatttcaTGTCTGTGTTAGTTtttcactacttttttttttttttttaatggactgGAATGATGCCACCTAGACATATGTGCTCTATACCAGACTAAACAAATACTCTCCTCTTCTATATTTAGAATAGTAGAACCAAAACAACTGGACTTAATTTGGAATTTAAATTCTAGCTGTTTCAACCTCTGGCAAAAATGTTGTAATAACCACACTTAGAGGACATTtccacagatctttttttttattttttttttttaatgtatttatttttactttatggcAAATAAACGAATCGCTGAACATTCTGGTTTCGTGAAAACATGAATTTAAGCAAATGAATGATGACCTGAATTCTTTGAGGCACGTGCTTTACTAATTAAACACAATATTCTCCATTAAAGTGGCTCCAACTTTCATGAGCAAAtggaataaaatcaaataaaacccaCCATGCCTTTTCAGTCAGATTGAGATCTGAAATGTTTGTTAGCTCATTGAGTTATGTCTttcctataaaaaaaatgaaacttatttCTGATCGTTTCACAAAGacagaatattatattattaaacaataacattagaatttatatatatatatatatatatatatatatatatatatatataatatgctatCATTTTTGCCAGGGTTTGTAGGCAAAATTTTAGAATTCTAGAATCCTATCACATTTCGATTCTAGCTGATTTCTATCTGATTTAGAATGTAATAACTCTTTTATAAtttgaaaaattataattctaGAATTATATCACTTTTATAACTCTAGATTCCTACTAGAATTGGAATTCAAGAATTCCAGCAGCTCCGCTTGATGTAGAATAGTAGAGTACCTTGAATGGTGTCTAGATGCTCGTCTTTCAAGCACAAACTTTAAAAACACATAACTTCAGAAAATCATATTGCAGAGCCTGAGATGAGATGTTTCTCTCAGATTAACCAAGACTACAAAGAACGAGAGCACAATGTCACTGCATTCAGAACTGTGTTCTATTTAAGAGTTTGTTTTACTTTCGTTACCTTTCAGTCTGTTCTTTTCACTGGCCGTTTTCAATGCTTTCATTAGTTTGCTGCTCCCaccattgctgctgctgctgttatgCTGCTTCTCTTCTTCTGCACGTTTTGTTTTGCCTGTCTGTCCATCCT
The sequence above is drawn from the Carassius auratus strain Wakin unplaced genomic scaffold, ASM336829v1 scaf_tig00027954, whole genome shotgun sequence genome and encodes:
- the LOC113079414 gene encoding low-density lipoprotein receptor class A domain-containing protein 4-like isoform X1, whose amino-acid sequence is MQEADLPATNAFTECRFLCTNGRCLNLGSQVCDQLNHCGDNSDEEHCPLSTQHPASAIFSSELEFVQIVIIIVVMTVMVVVVVCLLNHYKLTTWSFLSRASQAQSQDLSLQPEGSLWPSDNGLRHGASEVVYAPQPRDRFTAPTFMQQNRFRRFQPTYPYLQHEIDLPPTISLSDGEEPPPYQGPCTLQLRDPEQQLELNRESVRAPPNRTIFDSDLIDMHSSGGGGGPRPPSSNSGISAASSSTHGHMEGPPPAYSQVFGQQSGVVLYLHQHSNNPPIPVTVQTPPRGRTDLNGTESTIALSNGQQREELV
- the LOC113079414 gene encoding low-density lipoprotein receptor class A domain-containing protein 4-like isoform X2 produces the protein MRNLTAPDGSNVTCGSQLQGMEISELEFVQIVIIIVVMTVMVVVVVCLLNHYKLTTWSFLSRASQAQSQDLSLQPEGSLWPSDNGLRHGASEVVYAPQPRDRFTAPTFMQQNRFRRFQPTYPYLQHEIDLPPTISLSDGEEPPPYQGPCTLQLRDPEQQLELNRESVRAPPNRTIFDSDLIDMHSSGGGGGPRPPSSNSGISAASSSTHGHMEGPPPAYSQVFGQQSGVVLYLHQHSNNPPIPVTVQTPPRGRTDLNGTESTIALSNGQQREELV